A window of the Xenopus laevis strain J_2021 chromosome 9_10L, Xenopus_laevis_v10.1, whole genome shotgun sequence genome harbors these coding sequences:
- the tbr1.L gene encoding LOW QUALITY PROTEIN: T-box brain protein 1 (The sequence of the model RefSeq protein was modified relative to this genomic sequence to represent the inferred CDS: substituted 1 base at 1 genomic stop codon) has translation MQVDQCLSSSMMLSKKFLSVSGSYPHPAASELALHDHPIISTADNLERSSPLKKTTVRGMTNQSDADSFSGSKDTPGDGQRSKLSPVLDGVSEIRHNFDGSAADRYLSPSVQSVPVCCLAPTTTTMFPYPSQHGAAHPAFSIGSPSRYMAHHPVIANGAYNSLLGNSSPQGYPATGYPYSQQYGHSYQAAPFYQFSATQPGLVPGKAQVYLCNRPLWLKFHRHQTEMIITKQGRRMFPFLSFNISGLDPTAHYNIFVDVILADPNHWRFQRGQVAXPVGQSGPPNVQGNRVYMHPDSPNTGAHWMRQEISFGKMKLTNNKGASNNNGQMVVLQSLHKYQPRLHVVEVNEDGTEDTSQPGRVQTFTFPETQFIAVTAYQNTDITQLKIDHNPFAKGFRDNYDTIYTGCDLDRLTPSPNDSPRSQIVPGARYSMASTFLQDQFVSSYAKSRFHPPGAVPGPGTDRSVPHTNGLLSPQQGEDPGALSPQRWFVTPANNRLDFTSASAYDAATDFAGNAATLLSYAAAGVKALPLPGTGCTARPLGYYSDPTGWGARSPSQYCTKSGSVLPCWAPGGRVATTNPYLTGSEDVENLTTADRSPLGEDTKPKDLSDSSWIETPPSIKSMDSTDSGIYEQAKRRRLSPSDPAVSGSSSPLKSEVVPPRDCEKNCIKDLSYYGFYTHT, from the exons ATGCAGGTGGATCAATGTCTCTCTTCCTCTATGATGCTCTCCAAGAAATTCCTAAGTGTCAGCGGCAGTTACCCCCATCCAGCGGCATCTGAGCTGGCTTTGCACGATCATCCTATTATCTCCACTGCTGACAACCTGGAGAGAAGTTCACCTCTGAAAAAAACGACTGTCAGGGGGATGACGAATCAGTCAGATGCAGACAGTTTCTCTGGCTCTAAGGACACACCAGGGGACGGCCAGAGGAGTAAGCTGTCTCCAGTCTTGGATGGGGTCTCTGAGATTCGTCACAATTTCGATGGATCTGCAGCAGATCGTTATCTCTCTCCCTCAGTCCAGTCAGTCCCAGTCTGCTGCCTTgctcctactactactactatgttTCCTTATCCAAGCCAGCATGGAGCTGCTCACCCAGCCTTCTCCATCGGAAGCCCCAGCAGGTACATGGCTCACCACCCTGTCATCGCCAATGGAGCTTACAACAGTCTCCTGGGCAATTCTTCTCCACAAGGATACCCAGCCACTGGATACCCCTACAGCCAGCAGTATGGCCATTCCTACCAGGCTGCTCCCTTCTACCAGTTCTCTGCCACCCAGCCTGGACTAGTCCCTGGCAAAGCCCAGGTCTACCTGTGTAATAGGCCACTCTGGCTCAAGTTTCACAGGCACCAAACCGAAATGATCATCACCAAGCAAGGCAG GCGTATGTTCCCTTTCCTGAGTTTTAACATTTCGGGGCTGGATCCCACGGCGCATTACAATATTTTTGTTGATGTGATTCTGGCTGATCCCAATCACTGGAGATTCCAAAGGGGGCAAGTGGCGTAGCCTGTTGGGCAAAGCGGACCACCAAACGTTCAAG GCAATAGGGTGTATATGCACCCCGACTCACCAAACACTGGAGCCCACTGGATGCGCCAGGAAATCtcttttggcaaaatgaaactcACCAACAACAAAGGGGCTTCCAATAACAACGGACAG ATGGTTGTCTTGCAGTCTCTACACAAGTATCAACCTCGGCTACACGTGGTGGAGGTGAATGAGGATGGCACAGAAGATACCAGTCAACCTGGAAGGGTCCAGACCTTTACCTTCCCAGAGACCCAGTTCATTGCGGTGACTGCCTACCAGAATACCGAT atCACACAATTGAAAATTGACCATAACCCATTTGCCAAAGGATTTCGGGACAATTATGACAC GATCTACACAGGCTGTGACTTGGATCGACTCACTCCATCTCCCAATGACTCCCCGCGCTCCCAAATTGTGCCCGGGGCCCGTTATTCCATGGCCAGTACCTTCCTGCAGGACCAGTTTGTCAGTAGCTATGCCAAGTCACGTTTCCACCCTCCGGGAGCAGTGCCAGGTCCAGGAACTGACCGTAGTGTCCCCCATACTAACGGGCTGCTGTCACCCCAACAAGGGGAGGACCCTGGTGCTCTATCCCCACAGCGCTGGTTTGTAACTCCAGCCAACAACAGGCTTGACTTCACCTCCGCCTCTGCCTACGATGCGGCCACGGACTTCGCAGGCAACGCTGCCACGTTGTTGTCCTACGCTGCGGCCGGAGTCAAGGCGCTTCCTCTGCCTGGGACTGGCTGTACAGCGCGCCCTCTTGGTTACTACAGTGATCCCACTGGGTGGGGAGCACGGAGCCCCTCTCAGTACTGCACGAAGTCTGGCTCTGTGCTACCTTGCTGGGCTCCAGGGGGCAGAGTAGCGACCACTAACCCTTACCTGACAGGGAGTGAGGACGTAGAAAATCTGACAACTGCAGATAGGTCTCCTTTGGGTGAGGATACAAAACCCAAAGACCTTTCCGACTCCAGCTGGATCGAGACACCTCCTTCTATCAAGTCGATGGACTCCACTGACTCCGGGATATACGAACAGGCCAAGAGAAGGAGGCTCTCACCCTCCGACCCTGCGGTGTCGGGCAGCTCCTCACCATTAAAGAGTGAAGTGGTACCCCCTAGGGACTGTGAGAAAAATTGTATCAAGGACCTGAGTTATTATGGTTTCTACACTCACACTTAG